The Platichthys flesus chromosome 17, fPlaFle2.1, whole genome shotgun sequence DNA window CCAGAGCCAGGTGAGGCCTGTAGGTAGAGCCAGGCAGACAGGGCGAGGCCGTGTGGACATGGTGCTGAAACAGATATAAACACTGACTCATCTGTTGCATAAAAGCCTCAATAACCCAGGTACAGTTTATTTCTTGccttaaaaagaaagaataagacTTTCCTACAAAACGGCCAAGAGGTGCTTTGAAAGCTCTGAGTTCACCACCTCATTCGGAAAAAAATTGATTTCCAGGTGTTTTTGGCAGCAGCAAAGCACTGAAATCCAAATTTCTTCAATCATTACATGTGAAATCTTATCATTTCATGAATCCTTCTGTgaagaatttttattttttattttcaaactgtCCAATGAGAGCTCAGGCCATAAATATGAGTTTGTGTTGGAGCTGTGTGCTGCACAACAACAGGCTGCCTGGAAACAGTCCAGTCACATCTGGTCTTTCTGAGAGGACTTCAGCTTCACACAATCCTCCACCGACACGTGGCAAAGACAGACGGACGCACAGAGGCTGGACTTTTACTGTGAACTGCAACTTAACTGATCACCTATCAGTGATAGTAAAATCAAGTAGGAGTTGCTGcctaatgtaatgtaaatcccatctttttgtgttaattaaaaCCATTGTCTCCCTTCTCCAAGTTTcaccaaatacaaaaacaagcaGACTCtacaaaagaaaagttttattAGAAAACTATgtttacatgtacacacatcaTGTAGATACAGTCCTAACCGAGGAAGCCGACCTTCTGCCTCTTCTTTCCCAAACTCTCCTCCAGCCGCAGCAGCTTCATGAGCGGAGCATGAAGAGCTTTACCGACCCGTTTACCGGcctggagacagagaaaaaacgACATTCATGCCcaaatcagattaaaaaaaaaactttaaattcagaaaataatcaatactttgacatttttgtaaatatacttaataaaatacacaacacatcaGATTTTCTTGgttattttaaacattcatgCATATTAAAGATGCTTCAACAGCTTCAACCATCTGACATAATAACCTGGTTATTAGCTCAAGGTCGACTCTCACTGCTTTTGTCATAGTAACGATTTATAATAATAGAAACACAGCACATTATGCTAATGTGGCAGCCGTGGAGGGCGAGGGGCCagatggtggaggaggacggcCGGACTCACCTGTGTCATTTCAAAGATGCTCTCTGGATCCAAGCTGCCTCCGCCCACCTTCCTCGTGCAGGTGACCGTGCCCTTGTGTGTGACCGAGATGATGAGGCTCGCCACCGAGCACGCCTTCTCCTGCAGCGTCGCGTCCACCACGTGTCTGTGGCCCACCTGCACATAAACAGTGTGTACGTGTCATCGTTTGTGCGATAGTTGGGCTTTAAAAATAGAGCACCAGTCAGTGGGCTCACCTTGCACAAGGTCACGATACAGGGGACGTTTTCTACATTCAGTCTCACGCAGTCGTACGGGTCGTCCGACAGCTCAATTTCCTTTGCTCCCTCCTCATCtgctgaaatgtgcactttggGAATTCTGTCGGTAAGGAGGTCAGAAGACTTTTTTGTTAACTGAACAATATAATAGCTGAGACAGATTTTAGGCTTAATAATCCAGACgtaaaacaaacagctgaatgACACTTCACTTACTTTGTGTTGAAGAGCGCGGCTTTGATCGCTATTGAAATGGCATCGTACAAGTTTCCATCGCACTGCAGGAGCTGTAGAAACATACAGGAGTAAATATGATGAATCAAATAAGCAGCTCTAAGAGCAAACACTCTACAAAACTGCTTAAAATGTGGCTAGACGATGGCAATGAGCGACCACCCACCAGCACGTCCACGTAGAGCACCCAGCAGTGTTCTCCTGCACTGATACACAGACTCTTCAGGTCCacactgtgtttgttgttgaacACTTTGTAGAGCGTGTTGCTCAGCTCCGTCCCCAGCTCGTCGCCTCCTCTGCCCTCAAACTCGGGGGTTGCATTGGCTGAACTAGTGAAGGAAGgagaaaacaagacaataaaTATGCGCAGTAACAGAATGTCTATCCGTCTGAGAGTTCCTATTCTTTCTTGAGTTAGTTGGACAGAGGTGAGGAAGAATAAGGAGGGAGCGAAGACACTGAAAGAGCCTACTACACCTCTCCACATGCATTATGAATGTTGATTGTGTTACATTACACAGGGAACAGACTATACAACTCCTCTTAGTGGCAGGGAATCAGTTAAACACTACTAAACCTTTTCACCTAAAATTACAAATGTATTAATTAGGAAAAAGATAATTTGATTGACGTAGATTTGTtgaagtgtttttcttcttttcgaTAACACTGAGGAATTTGTTCCAGATCAGATCGGAAAAACCAGGTGACTAAGTTTGAAAAAATACCCTACATCATGGTGTCCAATTAAACTGC harbors:
- the exosc7 gene encoding exosome complex component RRP42, with product MATVRVSEAEKVYILHGIRDDLRVDGRGCEDYRHVEIETDVVSNTDGSAKVTLGHTAVLVGIKADIGKPTPLLPNEGYLEFFVDCSANATPEFEGRGGDELGTELSNTLYKVFNNKHSVDLKSLCISAGEHCWVLYVDVLLLQCDGNLYDAISIAIKAALFNTKIPKVHISADEEGAKEIELSDDPYDCVRLNVENVPCIVTLCKVGHRHVVDATLQEKACSVASLIISVTHKGTVTCTRKVGGGSLDPESIFEMTQAGKRVGKALHAPLMKLLRLEESLGKKRQKVGFLG